One region of Pseudoalteromonas sp. R3 genomic DNA includes:
- the prpB gene encoding methylisocitrate lyase, giving the protein MSAGKRFRDALKANQPLQIVGTINAYSAIMAKKIGHQAIYLSGGGVANASYGLPDLGITSLNDVIADVQRITSACDLPLMVDIDTGWGGAFNIAKTIQEMQKAGAAAVHMEDQVAQKRCGHRPNKEIVSTDEMVDRIKAAVDARTDPDFFIMARTDAFAQEGLAAAIERAKAYVAAGADGIFAEAVQTEEHYRAFAEALDVPILANITEFGKTELWNKKELGEWGVDMVLYPLSAFRAMNKAAEMVYQSILENGDQKAVIDSMQTRMDLYDYLGYHEYEQKLDALFAQGKNK; this is encoded by the coding sequence ATCAGCGCAGGTAAAAGATTCCGCGACGCGCTAAAAGCCAATCAGCCACTACAGATCGTGGGCACCATTAATGCCTACAGCGCCATCATGGCGAAAAAAATCGGTCACCAGGCTATCTACCTGTCTGGCGGCGGCGTTGCGAATGCCTCTTATGGTCTGCCGGACTTAGGCATTACCTCTCTAAACGATGTGATTGCGGATGTTCAGCGTATTACGTCAGCCTGTGATTTGCCTCTGATGGTCGATATCGACACGGGCTGGGGCGGTGCATTTAACATTGCTAAAACCATTCAGGAAATGCAAAAAGCGGGTGCCGCTGCTGTGCATATGGAAGATCAGGTAGCGCAAAAGCGCTGCGGTCACCGTCCTAATAAAGAGATAGTGTCGACAGACGAAATGGTCGACCGTATCAAAGCGGCGGTAGATGCGCGTACCGATCCAGACTTCTTCATCATGGCGCGTACCGACGCGTTCGCACAGGAAGGTCTTGCAGCGGCTATTGAGCGTGCTAAAGCCTATGTTGCAGCTGGTGCAGACGGTATTTTCGCAGAAGCTGTGCAGACAGAAGAGCATTATCGTGCATTTGCCGAAGCGCTGGATGTGCCTATTCTGGCGAATATCACCGAGTTCGGTAAAACAGAGCTGTGGAATAAAAAAGAGCTGGGTGAGTGGGGCGTCGACATGGTGCTTTACCCACTGAGTGCGTTCCGCGCAATGAACAAAGCCGCAGAGATGGTGTATCAATCAATTTTAGAAAACGGCGATCAGAAAGCCGTCATCGACAGCATGCAAACTCGTATGGACTTGTATGATTATCTTGGCTATCACGAGTACGAGCAAAAACTCGACGCATTGTTTGCGCAAGGTAAGAACAAATAA
- a CDS encoding PKD domain-containing protein: MYKLMIGLLFLITCTVSASDVQYFWRFGDGSVSHEAEPEHEYAQPGIYTVTREVYQNGKLLESSQKQVDLISPKIIGLVILQPDTIVLGQNTEFLANLTSSEPLDIHYQWYVAGEPITSKADTGKLTTQFAELGNVELSVDAMWQETTVSRASVQLQVVEADDNSEKPGTGDGNSDNGSKLPGTDNGNTQGGDSGGSLSFLICLMAGTFLRRTLFGNKVS, translated from the coding sequence ATGTACAAATTAATGATTGGCCTTTTATTTTTAATAACTTGCACTGTATCTGCGAGTGATGTGCAGTACTTCTGGCGGTTTGGTGATGGTTCGGTATCTCACGAGGCAGAGCCGGAACATGAGTACGCACAACCCGGTATTTATACTGTGACCCGAGAAGTGTATCAGAACGGAAAGTTACTGGAATCTTCCCAAAAGCAGGTTGACCTTATTTCTCCAAAAATAATAGGTCTGGTTATTTTGCAACCTGATACAATCGTGCTAGGTCAGAACACAGAATTTCTGGCAAATCTAACATCCAGTGAGCCGCTTGACATACATTATCAATGGTATGTTGCTGGTGAACCGATAACATCAAAAGCGGATACTGGAAAGTTAACAACTCAGTTTGCAGAGCTGGGTAATGTGGAGCTATCAGTTGATGCGATGTGGCAGGAAACTACGGTTTCCCGTGCAAGTGTTCAGTTGCAAGTTGTTGAAGCAGATGACAATAGTGAAAAACCTGGTACCGGCGATGGTAATAGCGATAATGGCAGTAAATTACCTGGTACTGATAATGGCAATACTCAAGGCGGCGACTCTGGTGGCAGCCTGAGTTTCTTGATTTGCTTGATGGCTGGTACGTTCTTACGGCGCACACTTTTTGGCAATAAGGTGAGCTGA
- a CDS encoding transporter substrate-binding domain-containing protein, whose product MYPWARALNSAKSKPNMLIYSMAKTPQRETSFHWIGPVALFHLGFVTNQSPQKIQIETLEDAKQYRLAVQREDVAAQVLHKLGFEFIETADIQQSYHLLAAHKVDLVVDDPRYISAMAQAMKLPDDQFRYVLDIEPLSIKGYLAASLATDPELVAQLRAAYQQLIDTPLYRKALFE is encoded by the coding sequence ATGTATCCCTGGGCACGCGCGCTGAACAGTGCCAAAAGCAAACCCAATATGCTCATCTATAGCATGGCAAAAACCCCACAACGAGAGACATCGTTTCACTGGATTGGCCCCGTAGCGCTGTTTCACCTCGGTTTTGTAACAAACCAATCGCCCCAAAAAATCCAAATTGAAACACTGGAAGACGCCAAGCAATATCGACTTGCCGTACAAAGAGAGGATGTGGCTGCCCAGGTATTGCATAAGCTGGGGTTTGAATTTATTGAGACCGCTGATATTCAACAATCCTACCACTTACTGGCGGCTCACAAAGTGGACCTGGTGGTGGACGACCCGCGCTATATCAGCGCCATGGCGCAGGCAATGAAGTTACCCGACGATCAGTTTCGCTATGTGCTGGATATTGAACCACTCAGTATCAAAGGCTACCTGGCAGCCAGCTTAGCCACAGATCCGGAGCTGGTTGCTCAGCTGCGCGCCGCCTACCAGCAACTGATTGATACACCCTTATATCGTAAGGCGCTTTTTGAGTAA
- a CDS encoding GEVED domain-containing protein, whose amino-acid sequence MNILRFLLVLLVLIVAFGGPAFASALEQHNDTHQQARYSELGDLLTVEQAKGRFAWLSKCYDGLLVELWEQMYESTTIVPKEEKLRQLKELWLSDAALAAGKAQYVTFANTDFTNPYQWYAGTSAEAACSLMPLEYEPVALKTTVLPRVYCDNRSYVHEWEWISEVTVDELTHQSEKHGYSQVSGKVLVLRANHASKVTIKPGHKDPEFPSYVAVRVWLDWDHNGQFEPSELVYRSASTGVFKFSLDIPAQVPEGLTLMRVATDAGGGSDNACTRVHYGEVEDYLVTIR is encoded by the coding sequence ATGAATATACTCAGATTTTTGTTAGTGTTACTGGTACTGATTGTGGCTTTTGGTGGTCCAGCCTTCGCTTCGGCATTAGAGCAACACAATGATACACACCAACAAGCCAGATACAGTGAATTAGGAGATTTACTTACGGTTGAACAGGCCAAAGGCCGGTTTGCGTGGCTGAGCAAGTGCTATGACGGGCTGCTGGTTGAACTATGGGAGCAGATGTATGAATCGACCACAATAGTCCCAAAAGAGGAAAAGCTTCGCCAGCTTAAGGAGCTGTGGCTCTCTGACGCAGCTTTGGCAGCAGGTAAGGCGCAATACGTGACGTTTGCAAATACTGATTTTACAAACCCCTATCAGTGGTATGCGGGCACCAGTGCTGAAGCTGCGTGTTCTCTTATGCCGCTAGAGTATGAACCTGTGGCGCTTAAAACCACGGTGCTGCCGAGGGTGTACTGTGATAACCGCAGTTATGTTCATGAATGGGAATGGATCTCCGAAGTAACCGTGGATGAGCTTACCCATCAGTCGGAAAAACACGGATATAGTCAGGTTTCGGGTAAAGTACTTGTATTGCGAGCCAACCATGCTTCTAAAGTCACCATTAAGCCCGGACACAAAGATCCGGAATTTCCATCTTATGTCGCAGTCAGGGTATGGCTGGACTGGGATCACAACGGTCAATTTGAACCATCGGAACTTGTTTATCGGTCCGCATCAACAGGCGTGTTCAAGTTTTCGCTAGACATACCTGCACAAGTGCCCGAAGGTTTGACACTTATGCGTGTTGCCACTGATGCCGGCGGAGGGTCTGATAACGCATGTACGCGTGTACATTACGGTGAAGTGGAAGACTATTTGGTAACGATTCGTTAA
- a CDS encoding Hint domain-containing protein, with protein sequence MKPLYLSIALALGTVSVMPDTFAGSLQAVSNAAYQQDMQIKNERLKARLARHGLSRKNRPQLFSLIEQRLEQDTLVTENPRLSSLQNCLSGRPELCSFFKHMGVDVVNNASGEPFVLLSALNSKTVSTDYTLIDLHLTNEKGEQLTQLSYNEYFGDGQEAKRKSVYSYAKVQDILSKLAASERILADGWVTSIYKGADNKQIVEDRNIVVEYSKDTLLAKLGYFIQPRSGAEGASLLPLAGRDGFETAIKKPIDNRSEGGADVPDGKIIICLNRNYGDCDYENIYPRDTPTSQTKLKVPFQGSFDVMGKVTRIYLPDFTTLEVQEENGVITIVESPAINKPAFMNHGTNIFIQTKEGGGAVAIGDSDYQDISDLFAKKLNLRYDKWKGMDRTIISWDIPQDEGVFGDATLFGRYQDTHWIMHFALDHVIRPGRPPLTASFVIGSTEMDSGWGETGHPQMQIVYSCLAEGTLITLPNGKQLPIEQLKVGDKVLGASEFSPAHHLALTIEDISVGVETIPMVQLKTKSGKTLLLTESHPVVMQSGKAVWASKIEQGAKILTESGLEMVTQMEEIEFTDKVYNLRLGRDHEDPNYQQGESFSMFANGLQVGDLAMQSEHEFSNEVETTEDVLNRLPQVWHQDYLNSLKQ encoded by the coding sequence ATGAAACCTCTGTATTTATCCATTGCTCTGGCATTGGGGACGGTCTCCGTCATGCCTGACACTTTTGCTGGCTCATTACAAGCAGTCAGTAATGCAGCTTACCAGCAAGACATGCAGATCAAAAATGAGCGTTTAAAAGCGCGACTGGCACGGCACGGTCTGAGCAGAAAAAATCGACCTCAGTTGTTTTCGCTGATTGAGCAAAGGCTGGAGCAAGACACGTTGGTAACAGAAAATCCTCGACTGAGCTCATTACAAAATTGCTTGAGTGGCAGACCGGAACTGTGCTCTTTTTTTAAGCACATGGGGGTTGACGTAGTAAACAATGCTAGTGGTGAGCCATTTGTTTTGCTATCTGCGCTAAACAGTAAAACGGTTTCGACCGATTATACACTGATAGATCTGCATCTGACCAATGAGAAAGGCGAGCAGCTCACTCAGCTGTCATACAATGAATACTTTGGCGACGGGCAGGAGGCAAAACGCAAATCCGTATACTCCTACGCGAAAGTACAAGATATTCTGTCTAAGCTTGCCGCTTCAGAGCGTATTCTTGCTGATGGCTGGGTAACCTCAATATATAAGGGAGCCGACAATAAGCAAATTGTTGAAGACAGAAATATTGTGGTTGAGTATTCGAAGGATACTTTGCTGGCAAAGTTAGGCTACTTTATTCAACCGAGATCAGGTGCTGAGGGCGCCTCACTACTTCCTTTAGCGGGGCGAGATGGTTTTGAAACAGCCATTAAAAAGCCCATTGATAACCGCTCTGAAGGCGGTGCGGATGTGCCTGATGGTAAGATCATTATTTGTCTCAATCGAAATTATGGCGATTGTGATTATGAAAATATATACCCAAGAGATACACCTACTAGCCAAACCAAACTTAAGGTGCCGTTTCAAGGGAGCTTTGATGTGATGGGCAAAGTAACACGCATTTACCTGCCAGATTTTACAACACTGGAAGTTCAGGAGGAAAACGGCGTAATAACCATAGTTGAGAGCCCAGCAATTAATAAGCCTGCTTTCATGAATCACGGAACTAATATCTTTATTCAGACGAAGGAAGGTGGTGGGGCCGTGGCAATTGGTGATTCTGATTATCAGGATATTAGCGACCTCTTCGCAAAGAAATTAAACCTGCGCTACGATAAGTGGAAGGGGATGGATCGGACAATCATATCTTGGGATATCCCGCAAGATGAGGGGGTGTTTGGAGACGCCACATTATTTGGCAGGTATCAGGATACCCACTGGATAATGCACTTTGCGCTTGATCATGTGATACGTCCAGGTAGACCCCCACTAACGGCTTCTTTTGTCATTGGCTCTACAGAAATGGACAGTGGCTGGGGTGAAACAGGCCATCCTCAGATGCAAATTGTTTACAGTTGTCTGGCAGAAGGTACCTTAATCACTCTGCCAAATGGCAAGCAACTTCCCATCGAGCAACTTAAAGTGGGAGATAAAGTGCTTGGTGCTAGCGAGTTCTCTCCTGCCCATCATTTAGCTCTGACGATAGAAGATATTTCTGTTGGTGTTGAAACTATTCCCATGGTCCAGCTGAAAACCAAGTCGGGTAAAACGCTGCTATTAACAGAATCTCACCCTGTTGTAATGCAATCAGGTAAGGCTGTGTGGGCCAGTAAAATTGAGCAAGGCGCAAAGATTTTGACCGAAAGCGGGTTGGAAATGGTCACTCAGATGGAAGAGATTGAGTTCACCGACAAGGTGTATAACCTTCGTCTGGGCCGTGATCACGAAGACCCCAATTACCAGCAAGGCGAGTCTTTCAGCATGTTTGCCAATGGCCTGCAAGTGGGGGATTTGGCAATGCAAAGCGAGCATGAGTTTAGCAATGAGGTGGAAACAACAGAAGATGTGCTTAATCGTTTGCCTCAGGTCTGGCATCAGGACTATCTGAACAGCCTGAAGCAGTAG
- a CDS encoding DUF637 domain-containing protein: MKKNNFNPEKPVSLWQKCVGYLNIALLVGQLGLPTLAQAFTAFDAHQAAVELNADPAFTKVSNSDSQFVKSEYVVESSQARSAQTIEAFHAKLVKHKKSGLNPPIYIPIVNSRVNVIFPHYKLPKRVGDRFVQSRMVRSQIYNQLNRTLISSSYTNETQQINDLYNNAYEFAGSTATKFGDKVTASNLKSFNKNFIWPELQIINGEQVLVPVVHLTQSTIDNQRVDGHVAEFGGSRAEFRSITIKSGTLTTQHDTFVRTAKDLTVMPKAEIRADGDLNLFVGGTLQNLSGRLSATQNVDIVAGQYVQKTVLHRYNTAYGQGTRLGQIASVDGHNIRIHSYGDLIVQGGEITGNTIGLRADGNIRLISQQTTYSSNKEYKGFKESASEIEHLTTKLSAKDSIYLMASGAIELKAAELHADQGVIELLAGQGIFIGNEFNKIEKTTNKKWGKTTEQEQVLQTAAIRSALHAGKGILIASDYGDVTLQATKLTSGSGTEINAYNGRVNLLLAKEQDHYFYNKVKKGTWKIKTETKQDQVDTAVYNEVIGGVKVHASHGITLELGQYDGELVEDVISEFRGKENLEWMADLYDENRFKNNLKIVSTELLKIHEHKKTSNLSPAAMAVIAIAVSVAMGPAGTGWIGSGANAIGPAFNGLVSGSAMQAGAITLATQAATGLASGKGIDGTIKSMLESDNLRALATSMVTAGVLNSETFKSLEFFNSANLTNVAEQSQTAISIANQASQALLNATASAAISTIIDGGDLGDFKGQILGNLTSYAIAELGKQLASEIGDAVHSDPPKINQVTRYLAHAGVGCLTGTLTAAASNSDKGLGCSSGAGGAVVGELVADAHKEISGYSDLEKELKDKDKKLQQLLGVEGIEDINNLTPAQMQTLEDNLMVLGNLDYSKAKLMQLQSEGVDIAKLGAGLAAFIAGGEVNIAANAGANAAENNGFWFVLQGAYLLWKAYDAIEAARKVIAIGKRLNKVKNLPAGQQAAARNELIMELGFTLLGDVVLGQAPEQVFKAIKKLANKTKIGAELSLQLDQVIDSIERKVEFKVAGYAPANYNNPDQTAPGGFSDKGIKGHDTLKKSVIPKDKYTPAEWSLLKHNAKAHTVERHGPHVTDEHLKHRASTGVTPDGKDMGNPPPLSSKFGSDAALKESLQKAAPTGDLFQQALALDNGIEASKGSIKISFDAGKSMGHGYKKVNGQMKKVSNLTKVVVHYRQDNNGVWYINTMYPSNKGVSPVDKG, encoded by the coding sequence ATGAAAAAGAACAACTTCAATCCTGAAAAGCCCGTATCATTATGGCAAAAGTGTGTTGGTTATCTGAATATTGCACTGCTGGTAGGTCAGTTGGGCTTGCCAACGCTTGCGCAAGCGTTTACCGCGTTTGATGCACACCAGGCTGCTGTAGAGCTTAATGCAGACCCCGCGTTTACTAAAGTGAGCAACTCAGACAGTCAATTTGTTAAATCAGAGTATGTGGTTGAGTCCTCTCAAGCGCGCTCAGCGCAAACCATTGAAGCATTCCATGCCAAGTTGGTTAAACATAAAAAAAGTGGCTTGAATCCGCCTATTTATATTCCAATCGTCAATAGTCGGGTTAACGTTATTTTTCCGCACTATAAGTTGCCCAAGAGAGTGGGTGACAGGTTTGTGCAATCGCGCATGGTGCGCTCGCAAATCTATAACCAGCTTAATCGTACTTTGATCAGTAGTTCGTATACCAATGAAACGCAGCAAATTAATGATCTGTATAACAATGCATATGAATTTGCGGGCTCTACAGCAACAAAGTTTGGTGACAAAGTTACAGCAAGTAACCTTAAGAGTTTTAATAAAAACTTTATCTGGCCAGAACTTCAGATCATCAACGGCGAGCAGGTGTTGGTTCCTGTTGTACACCTCACTCAAAGTACGATTGATAATCAAAGGGTTGATGGTCATGTGGCCGAATTTGGTGGCTCGCGGGCCGAATTCAGAAGTATTACTATTAAAAGTGGTACGCTCACAACTCAACATGATACCTTCGTCAGAACGGCCAAAGATCTCACCGTTATGCCCAAAGCCGAGATCCGAGCGGATGGTGACTTAAATCTGTTTGTAGGTGGCACGTTACAGAACCTCTCAGGTCGCCTCTCTGCGACACAGAACGTTGATATTGTGGCGGGTCAATACGTACAAAAAACAGTATTACACCGTTATAACACCGCTTATGGACAGGGCACCCGCCTTGGACAAATTGCCTCGGTTGATGGGCACAATATTCGTATTCACAGCTACGGCGATCTGATTGTCCAGGGAGGAGAGATTACCGGGAATACAATTGGTCTGCGCGCCGACGGTAACATTCGTCTGATCTCACAGCAAACCACTTATTCAAGTAATAAAGAATATAAAGGCTTTAAAGAAAGCGCTTCAGAGATAGAGCACTTAACCACCAAGCTCTCTGCCAAAGACAGTATTTACCTGATGGCATCGGGTGCGATTGAGCTTAAAGCCGCAGAGCTACATGCTGACCAAGGGGTTATCGAACTGCTTGCAGGGCAAGGGATCTTTATTGGTAACGAGTTCAATAAGATTGAAAAGACGACAAACAAAAAATGGGGTAAGACGACCGAGCAGGAGCAGGTACTCCAGACGGCAGCAATTCGCTCAGCACTCCACGCTGGTAAGGGGATATTGATAGCGTCGGATTATGGTGATGTAACGCTACAGGCAACCAAGCTTACCTCCGGCAGTGGCACAGAGATCAATGCTTACAATGGTCGTGTTAATCTTTTACTTGCCAAAGAGCAGGATCACTATTTTTACAATAAAGTGAAAAAAGGTACCTGGAAGATTAAAACCGAAACCAAACAGGACCAGGTCGATACTGCTGTCTACAATGAGGTGATCGGTGGGGTTAAAGTCCATGCTTCCCACGGTATTACGCTCGAGTTAGGTCAGTATGATGGAGAGCTTGTTGAAGATGTCATCTCAGAGTTCAGAGGGAAAGAAAATCTTGAGTGGATGGCTGATCTTTATGACGAAAACCGGTTTAAAAACAATCTGAAAATCGTTTCAACCGAGTTACTGAAAATTCATGAGCATAAAAAAACCAGTAATTTGAGCCCCGCAGCCATGGCTGTCATTGCTATTGCGGTTTCCGTTGCCATGGGCCCCGCTGGCACAGGGTGGATTGGCAGTGGTGCAAATGCCATTGGTCCAGCTTTCAATGGGCTAGTATCTGGGTCTGCAATGCAGGCCGGTGCTATTACTCTGGCAACTCAAGCCGCGACAGGCCTAGCAAGTGGTAAAGGGATAGACGGCACTATCAAGTCAATGCTTGAGTCTGACAACCTTCGTGCGCTTGCAACGTCTATGGTCACTGCGGGTGTCCTTAATAGTGAAACGTTCAAAAGCCTGGAGTTTTTCAATAGCGCTAATTTAACCAATGTTGCTGAGCAGAGCCAGACTGCAATTAGCATTGCAAATCAGGCTTCTCAGGCCCTGTTAAATGCCACAGCGAGCGCCGCGATTTCTACCATTATCGATGGTGGCGATTTAGGTGATTTCAAAGGCCAGATCCTCGGTAACCTGACCTCTTATGCAATTGCAGAGTTGGGCAAACAACTTGCGTCAGAGATTGGTGATGCTGTTCATTCGGATCCACCAAAAATTAACCAGGTTACGCGTTATCTGGCACATGCCGGAGTCGGGTGCTTAACGGGTACGCTTACCGCAGCAGCCAGCAACAGCGACAAAGGGCTAGGTTGTAGCAGCGGCGCTGGTGGTGCCGTAGTGGGTGAATTGGTTGCTGATGCACACAAAGAAATCAGTGGTTACTCCGACTTAGAAAAAGAGCTAAAAGACAAAGATAAAAAACTCCAGCAGTTATTGGGTGTGGAGGGGATTGAGGATATAAACAACCTGACTCCTGCGCAAATGCAGACGCTGGAAGATAACCTGATGGTCTTGGGGAACCTCGACTACAGTAAAGCCAAGTTGATGCAGTTACAGTCAGAAGGAGTTGATATTGCTAAGCTGGGCGCTGGGCTGGCAGCTTTCATTGCTGGCGGTGAAGTCAATATCGCTGCTAATGCAGGGGCGAATGCGGCCGAAAACAATGGTTTCTGGTTTGTTTTGCAAGGTGCTTACCTGTTATGGAAAGCCTATGACGCGATAGAAGCTGCCAGAAAAGTGATTGCCATTGGTAAGCGGTTAAATAAAGTTAAGAACTTACCTGCTGGGCAACAGGCAGCTGCTCGCAATGAGCTGATCATGGAGTTAGGCTTTACCCTGCTCGGTGATGTGGTGCTTGGGCAAGCGCCAGAGCAGGTGTTTAAGGCAATTAAGAAGCTGGCAAATAAGACCAAAATTGGTGCTGAGTTATCACTGCAATTGGATCAAGTGATTGACTCAATTGAACGTAAGGTTGAGTTTAAAGTTGCAGGCTATGCACCGGCAAACTACAACAACCCGGATCAAACGGCTCCTGGTGGTTTCAGTGATAAGGGAATTAAAGGACATGACACCCTTAAGAAAAGTGTCATACCAAAAGATAAATACACGCCTGCTGAGTGGAGCCTACTTAAGCACAATGCTAAAGCACACACGGTTGAAAGGCATGGTCCTCATGTTACCGATGAGCACCTGAAGCACAGAGCGAGCACGGGAGTCACACCAGATGGTAAAGATATGGGCAATCCGCCGCCACTGTCTTCAAAGTTTGGTTCTGACGCAGCACTGAAAGAGTCTCTACAAAAGGCGGCGCCTACAGGTGATTTATTTCAGCAAGCGTTGGCACTTGATAATGGTATTGAAGCTTCAAAGGGATCAATTAAGATTTCATTTGATGCAGGCAAGAGCATGGGCCATGGCTATAAAAAGGTAAATGGCCAAATGAAAAAGGTCAGTAACCTGACTAAAGTGGTTGTCCATTACAGACAAGACAACAATGGTGTATGGTACATTAATACCATGTATCCAAGTAATAAAGGCGTCAGCCCAGTTGATAAAGGTTAA
- a CDS encoding GntR family transcriptional regulator, which produces MSFMQESAVTASDKVFFRLRKEIVEGDIPAGSKLSEMELSTKYEVSRAVVREAINRLEACHLVERRPNVGARVVSLSEEGLMELYQVREALEGMAARLAAQFMSDEEIAKLNSLLNEQFDEVKGGESYYQEAGDLDFHYRIIVGSQNQQLIAMLSNGIYHLARMYRVQLGMAGPRVTTAYDEHKHIVRAIANRDAELAEMLMRRHIQYSKNNIATKLTKQHQS; this is translated from the coding sequence ATGAGCTTTATGCAAGAAAGTGCTGTAACTGCTTCTGATAAAGTATTTTTCCGGCTTAGGAAAGAGATTGTTGAAGGTGATATTCCGGCTGGCTCCAAGCTGAGTGAAATGGAATTGTCGACAAAGTATGAGGTAAGCCGAGCGGTTGTTCGGGAGGCGATAAACCGCCTGGAAGCTTGTCATTTGGTTGAGCGTCGTCCTAATGTGGGGGCCAGAGTGGTCTCGCTGAGCGAAGAAGGCCTGATGGAGCTATATCAGGTGCGTGAAGCTCTCGAAGGCATGGCTGCACGTCTGGCAGCGCAATTCATGTCAGATGAAGAAATTGCCAAACTCAATAGCTTGTTGAACGAGCAGTTCGACGAAGTCAAAGGCGGCGAATCTTATTATCAGGAAGCAGGCGATCTGGACTTTCATTATCGCATTATTGTCGGCAGCCAAAATCAGCAGCTTATTGCCATGCTGAGCAATGGTATTTATCACCTGGCGCGAATGTATCGTGTGCAACTCGGCATGGCCGGACCACGCGTTACAACAGCCTACGACGAACACAAGCACATAGTGCGTGCCATCGCAAATCGGGATGCCGAGTTGGCAGAAATGCTGATGCGCCGCCATATTCAATATTCTAAAAATAATATTGCCACCAAGTTAACCAAACAGCATCAGTCATAA
- the nfi gene encoding deoxyribonuclease V (cleaves DNA at apurinic or apyrimidinic sites): MQIEHPSSETEARALQETLAAQVISEDQFDSISTIAGTDVAYDDTTNQLVGAIVVLNASTLEIIETQVVTESVRFPYIPGLFSFRELPPLLSAFERLTHKPDMIVCDGQGLAHPRRFGLACHLGVVLDIPTIGCGKTRLTGTHETPLETRGASAPLIDDEQVIGEVLRTQDNIKPVYVSVGHKVSLSTAKEWILKLTPKYRLPETTRQADQQVNRALKALQAQG, from the coding sequence ATGCAAATAGAGCACCCCAGCTCTGAAACAGAAGCTCGAGCACTGCAGGAAACACTCGCGGCTCAGGTTATCAGTGAAGATCAATTTGACTCCATCAGCACCATTGCAGGGACGGACGTGGCCTATGACGACACGACAAACCAACTGGTTGGTGCCATTGTGGTGTTAAATGCCAGTACACTGGAGATCATTGAAACTCAGGTGGTCACCGAAAGTGTGCGTTTTCCATACATTCCTGGATTGTTCTCATTCAGAGAATTGCCGCCATTGCTGTCCGCGTTTGAACGACTCACCCACAAACCAGACATGATAGTGTGTGATGGTCAGGGCCTGGCTCACCCAAGGCGCTTTGGTCTGGCCTGTCATCTTGGTGTAGTCCTGGATATTCCCACCATAGGGTGTGGTAAAACACGACTCACAGGCACACATGAAACGCCACTTGAAACTCGTGGTGCCAGCGCGCCGCTGATAGACGATGAACAAGTAATCGGTGAGGTTTTACGGACTCAGGACAACATTAAACCAGTGTATGTCTCTGTCGGCCATAAAGTTAGCCTAAGCACTGCCAAAGAGTGGATCCTCAAACTCACCCCGAAATATCGCCTGCCAGAAACAACCCGTCAGGCCGATCAACAAGTGAATCGGGCGCTTAAAGCACTACAAGCACAAGGCTGA